A genome region from Geobacter pickeringii includes the following:
- a CDS encoding protoporphyrinogen/coproporphyrinogen oxidase encodes MKIVIVGAGPTGLGASYQLHTRGFSDWQLFERSSHVGGLSASFVDEAGFTWDIGGHVLFSHYDYFDSVVDEALNGAWYEHQRESWVRLLESWIPYPFQNNIRHLPPAALNECLEGLKALAGDPRAASNFSEWMDTVFGAGIVKHFMEPYNRKVWGMPLHEMSREWIGERVSVVDLVRIERNIAEKIDDVSWGPNNTFKFPQRGGTGAIFTGIARQFQHHISSSHELVEVDLAARNIVFTNGRQECYDTLITTIPLDIFIDLCRDVPEEVREAARNLVHNSGLIVGIGVEGERRDSKCWMYFPEDNCPFYRVTNFHNYSRWNVPNGDTGSFFSLMCETTYSPHKPVNREGIVEATIEGLVNTGMLSDRERKRIVSRYLIDIPYSYPVPTVRRDAALSVINQFFESYGVYSRGRFGSWKYEVGNMDHSFMQGVEVVDRILTGVEERTFFGRV; translated from the coding sequence GTGAAAATTGTCATTGTCGGGGCCGGTCCCACCGGACTTGGCGCCTCATATCAACTTCATACACGTGGCTTTTCTGATTGGCAGCTTTTTGAACGCAGCAGCCATGTGGGGGGTCTTTCCGCCTCTTTTGTTGATGAAGCGGGCTTTACCTGGGATATCGGCGGACATGTCCTTTTCTCCCACTATGACTATTTCGACAGCGTGGTTGATGAGGCCCTGAATGGGGCGTGGTATGAACACCAGCGAGAGAGCTGGGTTCGACTTCTGGAGTCGTGGATCCCATACCCCTTCCAGAACAATATACGCCATCTTCCACCAGCTGCCCTCAATGAGTGCCTGGAAGGACTCAAGGCACTGGCCGGAGACCCGCGAGCTGCCTCCAATTTCAGCGAATGGATGGATACCGTCTTCGGTGCCGGAATCGTAAAACATTTCATGGAGCCCTACAATCGGAAGGTCTGGGGAATGCCTCTTCACGAAATGTCCCGAGAATGGATCGGCGAACGGGTGAGTGTCGTGGATCTCGTCCGCATCGAACGAAACATCGCCGAAAAAATCGACGACGTGAGCTGGGGGCCCAACAACACCTTCAAATTTCCCCAGAGGGGAGGGACTGGTGCGATCTTCACCGGCATTGCCCGCCAGTTTCAGCACCACATCTCCTCATCCCATGAACTGGTGGAAGTGGACCTTGCCGCACGCAATATCGTATTCACCAACGGTCGTCAGGAGTGCTACGATACCCTTATCACCACCATCCCCCTCGACATTTTCATCGACCTCTGCCGGGACGTGCCGGAGGAAGTGCGAGAGGCTGCACGCAATCTTGTCCACAACAGCGGTCTTATCGTCGGCATTGGCGTTGAGGGCGAGAGGCGCGACAGTAAGTGCTGGATGTACTTCCCCGAGGACAATTGCCCCTTCTATCGAGTAACCAACTTTCACAACTACTCGCGGTGGAACGTGCCTAATGGCGACACAGGCAGTTTCTTTTCACTCATGTGCGAAACAACATATTCTCCCCATAAACCGGTCAACCGCGAGGGGATTGTCGAGGCGACTATTGAGGGACTGGTCAATACGGGCATGCTCTCTGACCGCGAGCGAAAGCGGATCGTAAGCCGCTATTTGATCGACATTCCTTATTCCTATCCGGTTCCTACGGTGAGAAGAGATGCTGCGCTCTCTGTCATCAATCAATTCTTCGAATCTTACGGAGTCTATTCCCGCGGCCGTTTCGGTTCCTGGAAGTACGAGGTTGGGAACATGGACCACTCGTTCATGCAGGGTGTCGAGGTGGTAGATCGCATTCTGACCGGTGTCGAAGAACGGACGTTCTTCGGTCGCGTCTGA
- a CDS encoding glycosyltransferase family 4 protein — MNLLVNATSVGTGALTGIERFGLRISQELCRIDPTVRIVGMQDIPGVPNVTKPRLLDFGKRLLTRKEYLLRAVWDQTVFRYQAIKSRADVVFFPIQDGMLRPPMSQIVTVHDLHYRHFDRNIAECKDEISGLRKAIYRIKMPQILSNSAAVVAVSDTTKRDLVDTFGVSIDKIHVVYNGYDEERFRVIGEPDGVLRRYGLLRGRYFLFVGSILRHKNLDRLVQALGQLDGEICLVVAGVCKDASYLHQVKDTVRSLGLSPERIRFQSYVPDQDLPYLYNGALALVLPSLHEGFGVPLVEAMACGTPVITSNTSAMPEVAGNAALFVEPCSVESIAGGLREIAADSGLRDRLRMRGFERAKMFRWSSSARRLYSLCQSVCAQGAS, encoded by the coding sequence ATGAACCTACTGGTAAACGCAACCTCCGTCGGCACCGGCGCCTTGACGGGAATAGAGCGCTTCGGTCTGCGAATTTCTCAGGAGTTGTGCCGTATCGACCCTACTGTCAGGATTGTCGGCATGCAGGATATTCCCGGCGTACCGAACGTGACCAAGCCGCGGTTGCTTGATTTCGGGAAACGCCTCCTTACCCGCAAGGAATACCTGCTGCGCGCCGTGTGGGACCAGACCGTGTTCCGGTATCAGGCGATCAAGTCCAGGGCCGACGTCGTTTTTTTCCCTATTCAGGACGGGATGCTCCGCCCGCCCATGTCTCAGATCGTTACGGTCCATGATCTCCACTACCGTCATTTCGATCGCAACATCGCCGAATGCAAGGACGAGATCAGCGGCCTGAGAAAGGCCATCTACCGCATCAAGATGCCGCAGATCCTTTCGAATTCCGCTGCGGTAGTCGCTGTCTCGGATACCACCAAGCGGGATCTTGTTGACACCTTCGGCGTTTCCATCGACAAAATTCACGTGGTTTACAACGGGTATGACGAGGAGAGGTTTCGCGTCATTGGGGAGCCAGACGGCGTTCTCCGGAGGTATGGGCTGCTTCGGGGAAGGTACTTCCTCTTTGTCGGCAGTATCCTCAGGCACAAGAACCTTGACCGCCTGGTGCAGGCGTTGGGACAACTTGACGGAGAAATCTGCCTGGTAGTGGCTGGGGTTTGCAAGGATGCTTCCTATCTTCATCAGGTAAAGGATACGGTCCGTAGTCTTGGATTGTCCCCTGAAAGGATCCGTTTTCAGTCCTATGTTCCGGACCAGGATCTTCCCTACCTGTACAACGGGGCATTGGCATTGGTATTGCCTTCTTTGCACGAAGGGTTCGGGGTTCCACTGGTGGAGGCCATGGCCTGCGGAACCCCGGTGATCACTTCCAATACCTCCGCGATGCCTGAAGTTGCCGGTAACGCGGCTTTATTCGTCGAGCCGTGCAGCGTTGAAAGCATAGCCGGAGGTCTGCGGGAAATCGCTGCCGATTCTGGGCTGAGGGATCGGTTGAGAATGCGTGGTTTCGAGAGAGCGAAAATGTTTCGCTGGTCCTCTTCCGCAAGAAGATTGTACTCGCTGTGTCAGTCGGTGTGCGCTCAGGGAGCCTCCTGA
- a CDS encoding glycosyltransferase family 2 protein translates to MVKNDARKIVRTIESVIAQEYEDYEYIVIDGGSSDDTLEVIRRYDEHIDYWVSEPDRGISDAFNKGIALSTGEYIQMLNSGDILIDPKVLSFISDFCTKPIITGFARFETSTVPPKMLNNSDALRVRSMISHQASFVRRDVYERVGLYNLDFTIRMDYEFWLRCLQLYRFLFLDRILVDFHAGASMEQIRSFYQEEFFANQSQDGAGILNYLRVSQKYLLRKVFRLFGRRY, encoded by the coding sequence GTGGTCAAGAACGACGCACGCAAGATTGTCAGAACCATTGAAAGCGTCATCGCTCAGGAGTACGAAGACTACGAATACATAGTGATTGATGGCGGCTCATCCGATGACACGCTTGAGGTTATCCGTCGCTATGACGAGCATATAGATTACTGGGTCAGCGAACCGGACCGAGGGATAAGCGACGCCTTCAACAAGGGGATCGCTCTGTCGACGGGTGAATACATCCAAATGCTCAACTCTGGAGATATCCTCATTGATCCCAAAGTACTCAGTTTTATTAGCGATTTCTGTACAAAACCGATAATTACCGGTTTTGCCCGTTTTGAGACGTCTACGGTACCGCCGAAAATGCTGAATAACTCAGATGCTCTCAGGGTAAGATCCATGATTTCGCACCAGGCAAGTTTCGTGCGCCGTGACGTGTATGAGCGGGTCGGGTTGTACAATCTCGATTTCACGATTCGCATGGATTACGAATTCTGGTTGAGGTGTTTACAACTTTACCGCTTCCTTTTCCTGGACCGGATTCTCGTCGACTTTCATGCCGGGGCCAGCATGGAGCAGATCCGTTCCTTCTATCAGGAGGAATTCTTCGCCAACCAGTCTCAGGATGGCGCTGGCATACTGAACTATTTGCGGGTATCTCAGAAGTATCTGCTCAGGAAGGTCTTTCGCCTGTTCGGCAGAAGATATTAG